In a genomic window of Brassica rapa cultivar Chiifu-401-42 chromosome A10, CAAS_Brap_v3.01, whole genome shotgun sequence:
- the LOC103844273 gene encoding uncharacterized protein LOC103844273 isoform X2, giving the protein MINPSGTRDVSSGGCKSLSLNHLLIASLGGLAAAAAAFAGESFLRRRRTHQGVCMGNKDQKIAPLIGRKDSSRRSNLERFSYYVARQLGIEDPDECPQLCKLANAYLMKTKGYNENVYEYLVNEADTDSLYIHLLEEFERCILTYFSFNWTQSSNLISQILSDESDQKVPKLKDFVMAATRKQRFERVTKELKVKRVFSTLVEEMKAINISSSGGSGEPHCTEVMSPVAHNKRSPVLLLMGGGMGAGKSTVLKDILQEPFWSEAGGDAVVIEADAFKETDVIYRALSSRGHHDDMLQTAELVHQSSTDAASSLLVTALNEGRDVIMDGTLAWAPFLEQTITMARNVHKHRYRMGVGYKVSEDGTTTEEYWRQETEQNGKQQNLKPYRIELVGVICDAYLAVVRGIRRALMVKRAVRVRSQLQSHKNFANAFPKYCKLVDDARLYCTNAVAGPPQLIAWKSGNSNLLVDPEEIECLKRVSNLNPDAESINELYTDPNVLSKPGSVWNDIVLAPSRPKLQKQLTDAIRKIEKAQATK; this is encoded by the exons ATGATTAATCCTTCAG GAACGCGAGATGTCTCTAGTGGTGGATGTAAATCACTTAGTCTCAACCATCTCCTCATTGCTTCTCTTGGTGGCCTTGCCGCGGCCGCTGCTGCTTTTGCCGGAGAATCTTTCCTTCGCCGAAGGAGAACTCATCAAGGTGTTTGTATGGGGAATAAAGATCAGAAAATAGCCCCTTTGATCGGGAGGAAAGATTCAAGTCGACGATCAAATCTCGAGAGATTCTCTTACTATGTTG CAAGGCAGCTAGGAATTGAGGATCCAGATGAATGCCCACAACTATGCAAACTGGcaaatgcatatttaatgaaaacaaaagGATATAATGAGAATGTGTATGAGTATTTGGTCAATGAAGCTGATACTGATTCTCTCTACATTCATCTACTTGAAGAATTTGAAAGATGCATTCTCACGTATTTTTCTTTCAACTGGACTCAATCTTCCAACCTCATCTCCCAG ATTTTAAGCGACGAGTCGGATCAGAAAGTACCCAAACTCAAGGATTTCGTGATGGCAGCAACAAG AAAACAGAGGTTCGAGAGAGTAACAAAAGAACTAAAGGTGAAAAGGGTATTTTCAACATTAGTAGAAGAGATGAAAGCCATCAACATCAGCAGTAGCGGTGGAAGCGGTGAGCCACACTGTACGGAAGTAATGTCTCCGGTGGCTCACAACAAACGTAGCCCCGTTCTACTCCTCATGGGTGGCGGAATGGGCGCCGGAAAGAGCACCGTCCTCAAAGATATCCTCCAAGA gcCGTTTTGGTCGGAGGCAGGGGGCGACGCAGTGGTGATAGAAGCGGATGCGTTTAAGGAGACGGATGTTATTTATAGAGCTCTTAGTTCTAGAGGTCACCACGACGACATGCTTCAAACTGCTGAATTG gttcACCAATCATCTACAGATGCTGCATCGTCCTTACTAGTAACAGCATTAAACGAAGGACGTGATGTGATAATGGATGGAACCTTAGCATGGGCGCCATTCCTGGAACAAACGATCACAATGGCTAGGAACGTCCACAAACATAGATATCGAATGGGCGTAGGCTACAAGGTATCTGAAGACGGTACAACAACCGAAGAATATTGGAGACAAGAAACAGAACAAAATGGGAAACAACAAAACTTGAAACCTTATAGAATCGAGCTGGTCGGTGTGATTTGTGATGCTTATCTCGCCGTAGTAAGAGGCATAcg GAGAGCTCTAATGGTGAAGAGAGCAGTGAGAGTGAGATCTCAGCTCCAATCACACAAGAATTTTGCTAATGCATTTCCAAAGTATTGTAAGCTTGTTGATGACGCCAGGCTTTACTGCACCAATGCTGTTGCTGGTCCTCCACAG CTTATAGCATGGAAATCTGGAAATAGTAACCTTCTGGTGGATCCAGAGGAGATTGAATGTCTGAAACGGGTCAGCAATCTTAACCCGGATGCAGAGTCCATTAACGAGCTTTACACGGATCCGAACGTATTAAGCAAGCCCGGTTCAGTTTGGAATGATATCGTTTTAGCCCCATCTAGGCCCAAGCTTCAGAAGCAACTTACCGATGCCATCAGGAAAATTGAAAAGGCTCAAGCGACTAAGTGA
- the LOC103844275 gene encoding auxin-responsive protein IAA17: MMGNIDLNLQETELCLGLPGGMTGTKRGFSETVDLKLNLNNEPESKEVSKTHDVVISVSKEKNTCPKDPTKPPAKAQVVGWPPVRSYRKNVMGSCQKSNGVTETAVFVKVSMDGAPYLRKVDLKMYKSYDELSNALSNMFGSFTMGKNGGEEGMIDFMNERKVRDLVNSWDYVPSYEDKDGDWMLVGDVPWPMFVDTCKRLRLMKGSDAIGLAPRAMGKCKSRT; encoded by the exons ATGATGGGCAATATCGACCTGAATCTTCAGGAGACTGAGCTGTGTCTTGGTCTTCCCGGTGGAATGACAGGAACCAAGAGAGGATTCTCGGAGACGGTTGATCTGAAACTCAATCTGAACAATGAACCTGAAAGCAAGGAAGTTTCTAAGACTCATGACGTCGTGATTTCTGTTTCTAAAGAAAAGAATACATGTCCCAAAGATCCTACCAAGCCTCCTGCCAA ggCACAAGTTGTGGGATGGCCACCGGTGAGATCATACCGGAAGAACGTGATGGGTTCATGCCAAAAATCAAACGGTGTCACGGAGACGGCGGTGTTTGTAAAGGTTTCGATGGACGGAGCACCTTACTTGAGAAAAGTCGACTTAAAGATGTATAAGAGCTACGACGAACTCTCTAATGCTTTGTCCAACATGTTCGGTTCTTTTACCATGG gaaaaaatggaggagaagaaggaaTGATAGACTTCATGAATGAGCGGAAAGTTAGGGATTTAGTGAACAGCTGGGACTATGTTCCCTCTTACGAAGACAAAGACGGTGACTGGATGCTCGTCGGCGACGTCCCTTGGCC aATGTTCGTTGATACATGCAAGCGTTTACGTCTCATGAAAGGATCTGACGCCATTGGTCTcg CTCCGAGAGCAATGGGGAAGTGCAAGAGCAGAACTTGA
- the LOC103844272 gene encoding acyl-coenzyme A thioesterase 13 yields MNLESVKQYLEGDKEKEKESEVANLPPRFIERFVAKGIKVDFIEHGRIVCSMKVQPHLLNAGNFLHGGATATLVDLIGSAVIHTTGLPHTGVSVEINVSYLDSAFLDEEIEIESKALRVGKAVAVASVELRKKKDGKLIAQGRHTKYLAPRSKL; encoded by the exons ATGAACCTAGAATCGGTGAAGCAGTATCTCGAAGGAgataaggaaaaggaaaaggaatCGGAAGTGGCGAATCTACCACCGAGATTCATCGAGAGATTCGTGGCGAAAGGAATTAAAGTAGATTTCATCGAGCATGGACGAATCGTCTGCTCCATGAAAGTCCAACCTCATCTCCTG aacgcaGGCAACTTCTTACACGGCGGAGCAACGGCGACTCTGGTGGACTTGATAGGATCTGCTGTGATTCACACGACGGGACTTCCACACACTGGAGTCTCAGTGGAGATCAATGTTTCTTACCTTGATTCTGCTTTCCTTGAT GAAGAGATAGAGATTGAGTCCAAGGCTCTGCGTGTGGGTAAAGCTGTAGCAGTTGCGAGTGTTGagctgaggaagaagaaggatggtAAGCTTATTGCTCAAGGTCGCCATACTAAGTACCTTGCTCCCCGTTCCAAGCTTTGA
- the LOC103844273 gene encoding uncharacterized protein LOC103844273 isoform X1, whose amino-acid sequence MINPSEGTRDVSSGGCKSLSLNHLLIASLGGLAAAAAAFAGESFLRRRRTHQGVCMGNKDQKIAPLIGRKDSSRRSNLERFSYYVARQLGIEDPDECPQLCKLANAYLMKTKGYNENVYEYLVNEADTDSLYIHLLEEFERCILTYFSFNWTQSSNLISQILSDESDQKVPKLKDFVMAATRKQRFERVTKELKVKRVFSTLVEEMKAINISSSGGSGEPHCTEVMSPVAHNKRSPVLLLMGGGMGAGKSTVLKDILQEPFWSEAGGDAVVIEADAFKETDVIYRALSSRGHHDDMLQTAELVHQSSTDAASSLLVTALNEGRDVIMDGTLAWAPFLEQTITMARNVHKHRYRMGVGYKVSEDGTTTEEYWRQETEQNGKQQNLKPYRIELVGVICDAYLAVVRGIRRALMVKRAVRVRSQLQSHKNFANAFPKYCKLVDDARLYCTNAVAGPPQLIAWKSGNSNLLVDPEEIECLKRVSNLNPDAESINELYTDPNVLSKPGSVWNDIVLAPSRPKLQKQLTDAIRKIEKAQATK is encoded by the exons ATGATTAATCCTTCAG AAGGAACGCGAGATGTCTCTAGTGGTGGATGTAAATCACTTAGTCTCAACCATCTCCTCATTGCTTCTCTTGGTGGCCTTGCCGCGGCCGCTGCTGCTTTTGCCGGAGAATCTTTCCTTCGCCGAAGGAGAACTCATCAAGGTGTTTGTATGGGGAATAAAGATCAGAAAATAGCCCCTTTGATCGGGAGGAAAGATTCAAGTCGACGATCAAATCTCGAGAGATTCTCTTACTATGTTG CAAGGCAGCTAGGAATTGAGGATCCAGATGAATGCCCACAACTATGCAAACTGGcaaatgcatatttaatgaaaacaaaagGATATAATGAGAATGTGTATGAGTATTTGGTCAATGAAGCTGATACTGATTCTCTCTACATTCATCTACTTGAAGAATTTGAAAGATGCATTCTCACGTATTTTTCTTTCAACTGGACTCAATCTTCCAACCTCATCTCCCAG ATTTTAAGCGACGAGTCGGATCAGAAAGTACCCAAACTCAAGGATTTCGTGATGGCAGCAACAAG AAAACAGAGGTTCGAGAGAGTAACAAAAGAACTAAAGGTGAAAAGGGTATTTTCAACATTAGTAGAAGAGATGAAAGCCATCAACATCAGCAGTAGCGGTGGAAGCGGTGAGCCACACTGTACGGAAGTAATGTCTCCGGTGGCTCACAACAAACGTAGCCCCGTTCTACTCCTCATGGGTGGCGGAATGGGCGCCGGAAAGAGCACCGTCCTCAAAGATATCCTCCAAGA gcCGTTTTGGTCGGAGGCAGGGGGCGACGCAGTGGTGATAGAAGCGGATGCGTTTAAGGAGACGGATGTTATTTATAGAGCTCTTAGTTCTAGAGGTCACCACGACGACATGCTTCAAACTGCTGAATTG gttcACCAATCATCTACAGATGCTGCATCGTCCTTACTAGTAACAGCATTAAACGAAGGACGTGATGTGATAATGGATGGAACCTTAGCATGGGCGCCATTCCTGGAACAAACGATCACAATGGCTAGGAACGTCCACAAACATAGATATCGAATGGGCGTAGGCTACAAGGTATCTGAAGACGGTACAACAACCGAAGAATATTGGAGACAAGAAACAGAACAAAATGGGAAACAACAAAACTTGAAACCTTATAGAATCGAGCTGGTCGGTGTGATTTGTGATGCTTATCTCGCCGTAGTAAGAGGCATAcg GAGAGCTCTAATGGTGAAGAGAGCAGTGAGAGTGAGATCTCAGCTCCAATCACACAAGAATTTTGCTAATGCATTTCCAAAGTATTGTAAGCTTGTTGATGACGCCAGGCTTTACTGCACCAATGCTGTTGCTGGTCCTCCACAG CTTATAGCATGGAAATCTGGAAATAGTAACCTTCTGGTGGATCCAGAGGAGATTGAATGTCTGAAACGGGTCAGCAATCTTAACCCGGATGCAGAGTCCATTAACGAGCTTTACACGGATCCGAACGTATTAAGCAAGCCCGGTTCAGTTTGGAATGATATCGTTTTAGCCCCATCTAGGCCCAAGCTTCAGAAGCAACTTACCGATGCCATCAGGAAAATTGAAAAGGCTCAAGCGACTAAGTGA
- the LOC103844274 gene encoding 40S ribosomal protein S15-1, with protein MADVEPEVAAAGVPKKRTFKKFAFKGVDLDALLDMSTDDLVKLFPSRIRRRFSRGLTRKPMALIKKLRKAKREAPQGEKPEPVRTHLRNMIIVPEMIGSIIGVYNGKTFNQVEIKPEMIGHYLAEFSISYKPVKHGRPGVGATHSSRFIPLK; from the exons ATG GCGGATGTTGAACCAGAGGTTGCTGCAGCTGGAGTCCCAAAGAAGAGGACGTTCAAGAAGTTTGCCTTCAAAGGAGTCGATCTCGATGCTCTTCTCGACATGTCTACTGATGATCTTGTCAAGCTCTTCCCTTCTCGTATTCGCAGAAG GTTCTCTAGAGGTTTGACCAGGAAGCCAATGGCTCTCATTAAGAAGCTGCGTAAGGCT aaaAGGGAGGCACCACAGGGTGAGAAGCCAGAGCCAGTGAGAACCCACCTGAGGAACATGATCATTGTCCCAGAGATGATTGGAAGCATCATTGGAGTGTACAACGGAAAGACGTTTAACCAAGTCGAGATCAAGCCTGAGATGATTGGTCACTACCTGGCTGAGTTCTCCATCTCATACAAGCCGGTTAAGCACGGTAGGCCTGGTGTTGGTGCTACCCACTCCTCAAGGTTCATTCCTCTCAAGTGA
- the LOC103844276 gene encoding auxin-responsive protein IAA3 gives MDEFVNLKETELRLGLPGTDNVSEEIERVSCNKRALQGDTENETESSMMKMETCPPRKAQIVGWPPVRSSRKNIIQTKKNESDSEGGRGVYVKVSMDGAPYLRKIDLSCYKGYKELLKALEIMFNFSVGEYFEREGYKGSDFVPTYEDKDGDWMLIGDVPWEMFVCTCKRLRIMKGSEAKGLGCGV, from the exons ATGGATGAGTTTGTTAACCTAAAGGAAACGGAGCTGAGGCTAGGATTACCAGGAACAGACAATGTGAGTGAAGAAATAGAAAGAGTTTCTTGCAATAAAAGAGCATTACAAGGTGACACTGAGAATGAGACTGAATCATCAATGATGAAAATGGAAACTTGCCCTCCAAGAAA GGCTCAAATTGTTGGATGGCCACCAGTTAGGTCTTCCAGGAAGAACATCATTCAGACAAAGAAGAATGAATCTGATAGTGAGGGTGGTCGAGGAGTCTATGTGAAAGTAAGCATGGATGGTGCACCATACTTGAGGAAAATAGATTTGAGTTGTTACAAAGGATACAAAGAGTTGCTCAAAGCTTTAGAGATAATGTTCAATTTCTCTGTGGGAGAGTATTTTGAAAGAGAAGGATATAAAGGTTCAGATTTTGTGCCTACTTATGAAGACAAAGATGGTGACTGGATGCTCATTGGAGATGTTCCATGGGA GATGTTTGTATGCACTTGCAAGAGATTAAGGATCATGAAAGGATCAGAAGCCAAAGGTTTAGGATGCGGTGTATGA